A single region of the Elizabethkingia sp. JS20170427COW genome encodes:
- a CDS encoding succinate dehydrogenase/fumarate reductase iron-sulfur subunit: MSNTKSLNLTLKIWRQKNGKTKGQFETYKISGVSTDSSFLEMLDILNENLINEGKDPVAFDHDCREGICGMCSLYINGRPHGPETGITTCQLHMRHFKDGETIFIEPWRSAAFPVIKDLVVDRSAFDRIMAAGGFISVNTAGNTTDANNIAVPKEDADKAMDAATCIGCGACVATCKNGSASLFVSAKVSQFALLPQGRVEAKRRVLSMVKQMDEEGFGACSNTGACEVECPKGISLENIARMNREYLSANFTTPADHI; the protein is encoded by the coding sequence ATGAGTAATACTAAAAGTCTCAATCTTACCTTAAAAATTTGGAGACAAAAAAATGGTAAAACAAAAGGTCAGTTTGAAACCTATAAAATTTCAGGCGTTTCTACAGATAGCTCTTTCCTAGAAATGTTAGATATCCTTAACGAAAATCTAATCAACGAAGGTAAAGACCCTGTAGCTTTTGATCACGATTGTCGTGAAGGTATTTGTGGTATGTGTTCTCTATATATCAATGGTCGTCCACACGGTCCTGAAACAGGAATTACCACTTGCCAATTGCATATGAGACACTTCAAAGATGGTGAAACAATCTTTATCGAACCATGGAGAAGTGCTGCATTCCCAGTAATTAAAGACTTGGTGGTAGACCGTTCAGCTTTTGATAGAATCATGGCTGCAGGTGGGTTTATCTCCGTAAACACAGCAGGTAATACAACAGATGCTAACAATATTGCAGTTCCTAAAGAAGATGCAGATAAAGCAATGGATGCCGCTACATGTATCGGTTGTGGAGCTTGTGTAGCAACTTGTAAAAATGGTTCTGCATCTCTATTCGTTTCTGCTAAAGTTTCTCAATTCGCCCTGCTTCCTCAAGGTAGAGTAGAAGCGAAGAGAAGAGTATTAAGCATGGTGAAACAAATGGATGAAGAAGGCTTCGGTGCTTGTTCTAACACAGGTGCTTGTGAGGTAGAATGTCCTAAAGGAATTTCTCTAGAAAACATCGCAAGAATGAACAGAGAATACCTAAGTGCAAACTTTACTACTCCAGCTGATCATATTTAA